One genomic segment of Protaetiibacter intestinalis includes these proteins:
- a CDS encoding PTS sugar transporter subunit IIB codes for MKILTLCGAGIGTSGILKVNAERVLQRLGIDADVVAIDASMLAAQLDDAQVILTGPEFVETIGRTFADVIVVENYFDTAELQRKLEVALG; via the coding sequence GTGAAGATCCTGACCCTGTGCGGGGCGGGCATCGGCACGAGCGGCATCCTCAAGGTGAACGCCGAGCGGGTGCTGCAGCGCCTCGGCATCGACGCGGATGTGGTGGCGATCGACGCCTCGATGCTCGCGGCGCAGCTGGACGATGCGCAGGTGATCCTCACCGGGCCGGAGTTCGTGGAGACGATCGGGCGCACCTTCGCCGATGTGATCGTGGTCGAGAACTACTTCGACACCGCCGAGCTGCAGCGCAAGCTCGAGGTCGCCCTGGGCTAG
- a CDS encoding ABC transporter permease yields MSVATEQAPAVAHTSALPPRNWRVPVILAVLAAVTFVVFGVLGTSEEVRFVWSGNSDAIVLEPSVLSPQAVGLVSGALALVAAAVALWLAWKRRKVTVLLSLVVGLAFLFSLVAWVGAGGNVPVIFLLTGAIGLSTAIVFGALAGVIGERAGIVNIAIEGQLLGGAFTSAVVASTTGSYLLALVAAMITGAAISMVLAAFSIKYLVDQVIVGVVLIGLVTAITNFFYSAVLAPNSGTLNNPGTLPRIRIPGLADIPVLGPVLFDQRLTTYLMFVLVPLTWFVLFKTKWGLRIRALGEHPLAADTVGIKVNRWRFWAVTIAGLIAGLGGASLTIGSVGAFVREMSAGQGFIALAAVILGRWNPFYAALAALLFGFASNFRIWAGQAGSSIPPDLIAMTPYVVTILAVAVVAGRVIGPKAAGKPYLKE; encoded by the coding sequence ATGTCCGTCGCCACCGAGCAGGCCCCCGCCGTCGCGCACACGAGCGCGCTGCCGCCCCGCAACTGGCGGGTGCCCGTCATCCTCGCGGTGCTCGCCGCCGTCACCTTCGTCGTGTTCGGCGTCCTCGGCACCTCCGAGGAGGTGCGCTTCGTGTGGTCGGGCAACAGCGACGCCATCGTGCTCGAGCCCTCGGTGCTCTCGCCGCAGGCGGTCGGCCTGGTGTCGGGCGCGCTCGCGCTCGTCGCGGCGGCGGTCGCCCTCTGGCTCGCCTGGAAGCGCCGCAAGGTGACCGTGCTGCTGTCGCTCGTCGTCGGCCTCGCCTTCCTGTTCTCGCTCGTCGCGTGGGTCGGCGCCGGCGGCAACGTGCCGGTGATCTTCCTGCTGACGGGCGCGATCGGCCTGTCGACCGCGATCGTGTTCGGTGCGCTCGCGGGCGTGATCGGCGAACGCGCCGGCATCGTCAACATCGCGATCGAGGGGCAGCTGCTCGGCGGGGCGTTCACCTCCGCCGTCGTCGCCTCGACCACGGGCAGCTACCTGCTCGCGCTCGTCGCGGCGATGATCACGGGCGCCGCGATCTCGATGGTGCTCGCCGCCTTCTCCATCAAGTACCTCGTCGACCAGGTGATCGTGGGTGTCGTGCTCATCGGCCTCGTCACGGCGATCACCAACTTCTTCTACTCGGCGGTGCTCGCCCCCAACTCGGGGACGCTCAACAACCCCGGCACGCTGCCCCGCATCCGCATCCCGGGCCTCGCCGACATCCCGGTGCTCGGCCCGGTGCTGTTCGACCAGCGCCTCACGACCTACCTCATGTTCGTGCTCGTGCCGCTCACCTGGTTCGTGCTGTTCAAGACGAAGTGGGGCCTGCGCATCCGCGCCCTCGGCGAGCACCCGCTCGCGGCCGACACGGTGGGCATCAAGGTCAACCGCTGGCGGTTCTGGGCGGTGACGATCGCGGGGCTCATCGCGGGCCTCGGCGGGGCTTCGCTGACCATCGGATCGGTCGGTGCGTTCGTGCGCGAGATGAGCGCCGGGCAGGGCTTCATCGCTCTCGCCGCCGTCATCCTCGGACGCTGGAACCCGTTCTACGCGGCGCTCGCGGCGCTGCTGTTCGGCTTCGCGTCGAACTTCCGCATCTGGGCGGGGCAGGCGGGCTCGTCGATCCCGCCGGACCTCATCGCCATGACGCCGTACGTCGTGACCATCCTCGCGGTGGCCGTCGTCGCGGGCCGGGTGATCGGCCCGAAGGCCGCCGGCAAGCCGTACCTCAAGGAGTAG
- a CDS encoding phospho-sugar mutase, translating to MTLDAVAAARAWAAQDPDEVTRAQLEALLARVDAGDPDARAELETRFAGRLTFGTAGLRGELGAGPLRMNRVLVGQAAAGLARYLLAREAHPSVVIGYDGRRNSEIFARDTAELMAGAGVRAILLPRLLPTPVLAFAVRHLGTSAGVMVTASHNPAPDNGYKVYLGGLDHGSQIVPPADAEIEAAIVAVAAGSIAELPRSDGYELAGEEVVDEYVRRTAAIAGAAQPLRVVYTAMHGVGWDTARRVFAEAGFPDVVSVPEQQEPDPAFPTVDFPNPEEPGAMDLAFAAATASGAELVIANDPDADRVAVGVPDGAGGWRRLSGNEVGWLLGWRAVRQGAERDLDRGTLACSLVSSPALGVVARKEGLDFAETLTGFKWISRVGDLVYGYEEALGYLVDPEKVRDKDGISAAVAVLALFSELKATGLTFAEHEAAFADRYGAFASGQISIRVTHLDRIGELMARLRAAPPREVGGIRVERIDDFAGGFAPFPPSDILRLWLAGGSRVIVRPSGTEPKLKCYLDTRSDEGTPAERQATADAALASLEAGMRELLAG from the coding sequence ATGACGCTCGACGCGGTCGCGGCCGCGCGCGCCTGGGCGGCCCAGGACCCGGACGAGGTCACCCGCGCCCAGCTCGAGGCGCTCCTCGCCCGCGTCGACGCGGGCGACCCGGATGCGCGCGCCGAGCTCGAGACGCGCTTCGCGGGGCGGCTCACCTTCGGCACGGCCGGGCTCCGCGGGGAGCTCGGCGCGGGCCCGCTGCGCATGAACCGCGTGCTCGTCGGCCAGGCCGCCGCGGGCCTCGCCCGCTACCTCCTCGCGCGGGAGGCGCATCCGAGCGTCGTCATCGGCTACGACGGCCGGCGCAACTCCGAGATCTTCGCCCGCGACACCGCCGAGCTCATGGCGGGCGCCGGGGTGCGCGCCATCCTGCTGCCGCGCCTGCTGCCGACCCCCGTGCTCGCCTTCGCGGTGCGCCATCTCGGCACGAGCGCGGGCGTCATGGTCACGGCCTCGCACAACCCGGCCCCCGACAACGGCTACAAGGTGTACCTCGGCGGCCTCGACCACGGTTCGCAGATCGTGCCGCCCGCGGACGCCGAGATCGAGGCCGCGATCGTCGCGGTCGCCGCCGGGTCGATCGCCGAGCTGCCGCGCTCGGACGGCTACGAGCTCGCGGGCGAGGAGGTCGTCGACGAGTACGTGCGACGCACCGCCGCGATCGCCGGCGCCGCGCAGCCGCTCCGCGTCGTCTACACGGCCATGCACGGCGTCGGCTGGGACACCGCGCGCCGTGTGTTCGCCGAGGCCGGCTTCCCCGACGTCGTCTCGGTCCCCGAGCAGCAGGAGCCCGACCCCGCGTTCCCCACCGTCGACTTCCCGAACCCGGAGGAGCCGGGCGCCATGGACCTCGCCTTCGCGGCGGCCACGGCATCCGGGGCCGAGCTCGTGATCGCGAACGACCCGGACGCCGACCGCGTGGCGGTCGGGGTGCCGGATGGCGCGGGCGGCTGGCGACGGCTCTCGGGCAACGAGGTGGGCTGGCTGCTCGGCTGGCGTGCGGTGCGGCAGGGGGCCGAGCGCGACCTCGACCGCGGCACCCTCGCGTGCTCGCTCGTGAGCTCGCCGGCGCTCGGCGTGGTCGCACGGAAGGAGGGGCTCGACTTCGCCGAGACCCTCACGGGCTTCAAGTGGATCTCGCGCGTCGGCGACCTCGTCTACGGCTACGAGGAGGCGCTCGGCTACCTCGTCGACCCCGAGAAGGTGCGCGACAAGGACGGCATCTCCGCCGCGGTCGCCGTGCTGGCGCTCTTCTCGGAGCTGAAGGCGACGGGTCTGACCTTCGCCGAGCACGAGGCCGCATTCGCCGACCGCTACGGGGCGTTCGCCTCCGGCCAGATCTCGATCCGGGTCACCCACCTCGACCGCATCGGCGAGCTCATGGCGCGGCTGCGCGCCGCTCCCCCGCGCGAGGTGGGCGGCATCCGCGTCGAGCGGATCGACGACTTCGCGGGCGGGTTCGCCCCGTTCCCGCCGAGCGACATCCTGCGCCTGTGGCTCGCGGGCGGCTCGCGCGTCATCGTGCGCCCGAGCGGCACCGAGCCGAAGCTCAAGTGCTACCTCGACACCCGCAGCGACGAGGGCACCCCCGCCGAGCGCCAGGCGACCGCGGATGCCGCGCTCGCCTCCCTCGAGGCGGGCATGCGCGAGCTGCTCGCGGGCTAA
- a CDS encoding thymidine phosphorylase, which translates to MRRPRRLEKGSTVVEPFDTVDLIHAKRDRHRLDTAQIDWLIDAYTRGYVADEQMSALAMAILLNGMDAAEIRDLTLAMVASGERLDFSGLAKPTSDKHSTGGVGDKITLPLAPLVAVFGVAVPQLSGRGLGHTGGTLDKLESIPGWRAQLTPAEFHAQLADVGAVVCAASADLAPADRKLYALRDATGTVEAIPLIASSIMSKKIAEGTASLVLDVKFGSGAFMKDYDRARELAETMVRLGGDAGVATRALLTDMNVPLGLAIGNANEVRESVEVLAGGGPADVVELTVALAREMLALAGQPDADPAAALADGRAMDVWRRMIAAQGGDPDAALPTPRESHTVVAEADGVLAEQDALAFGVAAWRLGAGRARKEDPVVHAAGIDLHAKPGDSVTAGAPLFTLHADDPARFARALESLNGAYAIAPAGTRIPERPLVAARIL; encoded by the coding sequence ATGCGGCGCCCCCGGCGCCTTGAGAAAGGATCCACCGTGGTCGAGCCCTTCGACACCGTCGACCTCATCCACGCCAAGCGCGATCGCCACCGCCTCGACACGGCGCAGATCGACTGGCTGATCGACGCCTACACCCGCGGCTACGTCGCCGACGAGCAGATGTCGGCGCTCGCCATGGCGATCCTGCTGAACGGCATGGATGCCGCCGAGATCCGCGACCTGACCCTCGCGATGGTCGCGAGCGGTGAACGGCTCGACTTCTCGGGCCTCGCGAAGCCGACGAGCGACAAGCATTCGACCGGGGGCGTGGGCGACAAGATCACCCTGCCGCTCGCGCCGCTCGTGGCGGTGTTCGGGGTGGCCGTGCCGCAGCTGTCCGGTCGTGGCCTCGGGCACACGGGCGGCACGCTCGACAAGCTCGAGTCGATCCCCGGCTGGCGCGCGCAGCTGACCCCTGCAGAGTTCCACGCCCAGCTCGCCGACGTGGGCGCCGTGGTGTGCGCGGCGAGCGCCGACCTCGCCCCGGCGGATCGCAAGCTCTACGCGCTGCGCGACGCCACCGGCACGGTCGAGGCGATCCCGCTCATCGCCTCCTCGATCATGTCGAAGAAGATCGCCGAGGGCACCGCATCCCTCGTGCTGGACGTGAAGTTCGGCTCGGGCGCGTTCATGAAGGACTACGACCGGGCGCGCGAGCTGGCCGAGACGATGGTGCGGCTCGGCGGCGACGCCGGTGTCGCGACGCGCGCGCTGCTCACCGACATGAACGTGCCGCTCGGGCTCGCGATCGGCAACGCCAACGAGGTGCGCGAGTCGGTCGAGGTGCTCGCCGGGGGAGGTCCCGCGGATGTCGTGGAGCTCACCGTCGCGCTCGCCCGCGAGATGCTCGCCCTCGCCGGGCAGCCGGACGCCGACCCGGCCGCGGCGCTCGCCGACGGTCGCGCGATGGACGTCTGGCGGCGCATGATCGCCGCCCAGGGCGGCGACCCGGATGCCGCGCTGCCGACCCCGCGCGAGTCGCACACGGTCGTCGCGGAGGCGGACGGCGTGCTCGCCGAGCAGGACGCACTCGCCTTCGGCGTCGCCGCCTGGCGCCTCGGCGCGGGCCGGGCCCGCAAGGAGGATCCGGTCGTGCACGCCGCGGGCATCGATCTGCACGCGAAGCCGGGTGACAGCGTGACCGCGGGCGCCCCGCTCTTCACGCTGCACGCCGACGACCCCGCGCGCTTCGCCCGCGCCCTCGAGTCCCTCAACGGCGCCTACGCGATCGCCCCCGCCGGCACCCGCATCCCCGAACGCCCCCTCGTCGCCGCCCGCATCCTCTAG
- a CDS encoding PTS sugar transporter subunit IIA codes for MDRPTELPPLPDEGIVLAARARDWREAVETAGRALTASGATDAGYATDMIRMIEAHGPYVVVAPGLALAHARPGPAVRRDGLAIVTLAEPVEFGHPYNDPVRVVLALAGASSARHLQLVAEIANIFNDSDAVERLAEARDAAEVRGILGVPA; via the coding sequence ATGGACCGACCCACCGAGCTGCCGCCGCTGCCCGACGAGGGCATCGTGCTCGCCGCGCGCGCCCGCGACTGGCGCGAGGCCGTCGAGACCGCGGGTCGTGCCCTCACGGCGAGCGGGGCCACGGATGCCGGCTACGCGACCGACATGATCCGCATGATCGAGGCCCACGGTCCGTACGTCGTCGTCGCGCCGGGCCTCGCGCTCGCCCACGCCCGACCCGGCCCCGCGGTGCGCCGCGACGGCCTCGCGATCGTGACGCTCGCCGAGCCGGTCGAGTTCGGCCACCCCTACAATGACCCGGTGCGCGTGGTGCTGGCCCTCGCGGGGGCGTCGAGCGCCCGCCACCTGCAGCTCGTGGCCGAGATCGCCAACATCTTCAACGACTCGGATGCCGTCGAGCGCCTCGCCGAGGCACGCGACGCCGCCGAGGTGCGCGGCATCCTCGGGGTGCCGGCGTGA
- a CDS encoding NAD(P)H-quinone dehydrogenase, with translation MPYEFERTQRIAVLGGGPGGYEAALTGAQLGAEVTLVERAGVGGSAVLTDVVPSKSLIATAGAATDVGQAADLGVQFFTRTESGRAIRPEVTVNLAAVNQRLLLLARQQSEDMKSQLIKAGVRIVAGDGRLDGPNRLVMSTGKGKKRVDFDEVLADTVVVAVGASPRILPTAKPDGKRILTWTQLYGLDEVPEHLIVVGSGVTGAEFASAYRALGAQVTLVSSRDQVLPGEDADAARVIENVFVRGGMTILSKSRMQSVERAGDGVVVTLADGRTVEGSHCLLAVGSVPNTAGIGLEEAGVQLTESGHIRVNRVARTSMPMVYAAGDCSDFLPLASVASMQGRTAVYHAMGDAVVPTELRNVTSNIFTHPEVATVGWNQKQIEDGIAQGEIYKLSLASNPRAKMEGIKDGFVKLFARTGSGTVIGGVVVAPKASDLILPIALAVEHRLTVDQLARAFSVYPSLSGAVTDAARAMHIVS, from the coding sequence ATGCCCTACGAGTTCGAGCGGACCCAGCGCATCGCCGTCCTCGGAGGGGGGCCCGGCGGATACGAGGCGGCCCTCACCGGGGCCCAGCTCGGTGCGGAGGTGACGCTCGTCGAGCGTGCCGGCGTCGGCGGCTCGGCCGTGCTCACGGATGTGGTGCCGTCGAAGTCGCTCATCGCGACGGCGGGTGCCGCAACCGACGTGGGCCAGGCGGCCGACCTCGGCGTGCAGTTCTTCACGCGCACCGAGTCCGGGCGTGCGATCCGGCCCGAGGTGACGGTCAACCTCGCCGCCGTCAACCAGCGCCTGCTGCTGCTGGCTCGCCAGCAGTCGGAGGACATGAAGTCGCAGCTCATCAAGGCGGGCGTGCGCATCGTCGCCGGCGACGGTCGCCTCGACGGCCCGAACCGGCTCGTGATGTCGACCGGCAAGGGCAAGAAGCGGGTCGACTTCGACGAGGTCCTCGCCGACACGGTGGTCGTGGCGGTCGGCGCGAGCCCCCGCATCCTGCCCACGGCGAAGCCGGACGGCAAGCGCATCCTCACCTGGACGCAGCTCTACGGGCTCGACGAGGTGCCCGAGCACCTCATCGTCGTGGGGTCGGGTGTCACGGGTGCCGAGTTCGCCTCCGCCTACCGCGCGCTCGGCGCGCAGGTCACGCTCGTCTCGAGCCGCGACCAGGTGCTGCCGGGCGAGGATGCAGATGCCGCGCGCGTCATCGAGAACGTCTTCGTGCGCGGCGGCATGACGATCCTGTCGAAGTCGCGCATGCAGTCGGTCGAGCGCGCGGGCGACGGCGTCGTCGTGACGCTCGCCGACGGCCGCACGGTCGAGGGTTCGCACTGCCTGCTCGCGGTCGGCTCGGTGCCGAACACGGCGGGCATCGGCCTCGAGGAGGCGGGGGTGCAGCTCACCGAGTCGGGTCACATCCGGGTCAACCGCGTGGCGCGCACCTCCATGCCGATGGTCTACGCGGCGGGCGACTGCAGCGACTTCCTGCCGCTGGCCTCCGTCGCCTCGATGCAGGGGCGCACCGCGGTCTACCACGCGATGGGGGACGCGGTCGTGCCGACCGAGCTGCGCAACGTGACGAGCAACATCTTCACGCACCCCGAGGTCGCCACCGTCGGCTGGAACCAGAAGCAGATCGAGGACGGCATCGCCCAGGGCGAGATCTACAAGCTCTCGCTCGCCTCGAACCCGCGCGCCAAGATGGAGGGCATCAAGGACGGCTTCGTGAAGCTGTTCGCCCGCACGGGTTCGGGCACCGTCATCGGCGGGGTCGTCGTGGCGCCGAAGGCCTCCGACCTCATCCTGCCGATCGCGCTCGCGGTGGAGCACCGCCTCACGGTCGACCAGCTCGCCCGCGCCTTCAGCGTCTACCCCTCGCTCTCGGGTGCGGTGACGGATGCGGCCCGCGCGATGCACATCGTGAGCTGA
- a CDS encoding purine-nucleoside phosphorylase — translation MQTQHPLDAEGADPFAVARIAAEQLASATGVERHDIALTLGSGWAKAAELIGETVATIPATEIYGFSAPALTGHVGTLRSILLPNGKRALVIGARTHYYEGHGVRRVVHSVRTAAAAGARIMVLTNGAGGIKEHWEPGTPVLISDHINLTADSPLEGATFIDLTDLYSERLRGIARGIRPELDEGVYVQFRGPHYETPAEVQMAKTIGGHIVGMSTALEAIAAREAGMEVLGFSLITNLAAGISPEPLSHAEVLEAGRAAEPVISELLARVVAAI, via the coding sequence ATGCAGACGCAGCACCCTCTCGACGCCGAGGGGGCCGACCCCTTCGCCGTCGCCCGCATCGCCGCCGAACAGCTCGCCTCCGCCACCGGCGTCGAGCGCCACGACATCGCCCTCACCCTCGGCTCCGGATGGGCGAAGGCCGCCGAGCTGATCGGCGAGACCGTCGCCACCATCCCCGCGACCGAGATCTACGGCTTCAGCGCCCCCGCCCTCACGGGCCACGTCGGCACACTCCGCAGCATCCTGCTGCCGAACGGCAAGCGCGCGCTCGTGATCGGCGCGCGCACGCACTACTACGAGGGCCACGGGGTGCGCCGCGTCGTGCACTCGGTGCGCACCGCGGCAGCTGCGGGCGCCCGCATCATGGTGCTCACCAACGGCGCGGGCGGCATCAAGGAGCACTGGGAGCCCGGCACGCCCGTGCTCATCAGCGACCACATCAACCTCACCGCCGACTCGCCGCTCGAGGGCGCCACCTTCATCGACCTCACCGACCTCTACTCGGAACGCCTGCGCGGCATCGCCCGCGGCATCCGCCCCGAGCTCGACGAGGGCGTCTACGTGCAGTTCCGCGGACCGCACTACGAGACCCCCGCCGAGGTGCAGATGGCGAAGACCATCGGCGGTCACATCGTCGGGATGTCGACCGCGCTCGAGGCGATCGCCGCACGCGAGGCGGGCATGGAGGTGCTCGGCTTCTCGCTCATCACCAACCTCGCCGCGGGCATCTCGCCCGAACCGCTCAGCCACGCCGAGGTGCTCGAGGCGGGGCGCGCCGCCGAGCCCGTGATCTCGGAGCTGCTCGCGCGCGTCGTGGCGGCGATCTGA
- a CDS encoding TetR/AcrR family transcriptional regulator, translating to MAWDTARTRALLIEAAAAEFSEHGLAGGRVDRIATAAGVNKERIYSYFGSKEGLFAAALADQLSRTVDAVPIGGEDAEAIVDYAGRVFDHLSAHPELARLTFWEGLELGSAVESPLRAERIQVKIDAVTAAVPQLSRDRAAQLLFTILTLADGYQALRHMARLHFPDMADDEERMRARRAAVLSTVRAILAAETS from the coding sequence ATGGCCTGGGACACCGCGCGGACCCGCGCCCTCCTCATCGAGGCGGCGGCCGCGGAGTTCTCCGAGCACGGTCTCGCAGGCGGGCGCGTCGACCGCATCGCGACCGCGGCCGGCGTCAACAAGGAGCGCATCTACTCCTACTTCGGATCCAAGGAGGGCCTGTTCGCGGCCGCCCTCGCCGACCAACTCAGCCGCACCGTCGACGCGGTGCCGATCGGCGGCGAGGACGCGGAGGCGATCGTCGACTACGCCGGGCGCGTCTTCGATCACCTGAGCGCGCACCCTGAGCTCGCGCGACTGACCTTCTGGGAGGGCCTCGAGCTCGGCAGCGCCGTCGAGTCCCCGCTGCGTGCCGAGCGCATCCAGGTGAAGATCGACGCCGTGACCGCGGCGGTGCCGCAGCTGAGCCGCGACCGGGCCGCGCAACTGCTCTTCACGATCCTCACCCTCGCCGACGGCTACCAGGCCCTGCGCCACATGGCGCGGCTGCACTTCCCCGACATGGCCGACGACGAGGAGCGCATGCGCGCCAGACGCGCCGCCGTCCTCTCGACCGTGCGGGCGATCCTCGCGGCCGAGACCTCTTAG
- a CDS encoding ArsR/SmtB family transcription factor, with product MSNRSAAASDAVFDALGDPMRRRITEVLREGPQPVGRIAERLPIGRPAVSKHLGVLEGAGVVTHESVGTRNLYALAPDGYAALQVWLTETWDAALAAYRDAVEATASPEQEER from the coding sequence ATGAGCAACCGATCTGCCGCCGCATCCGACGCCGTCTTCGACGCGCTCGGCGACCCCATGCGCCGCCGCATCACCGAGGTGCTGCGCGAGGGCCCGCAGCCGGTCGGGCGGATCGCGGAGCGGCTGCCGATCGGACGTCCCGCCGTCAGCAAGCATCTCGGCGTGCTCGAGGGCGCGGGCGTCGTGACGCACGAGTCGGTCGGCACCCGCAACCTCTACGCCCTCGCGCCGGACGGCTACGCGGCGCTGCAGGTGTGGCTCACCGAGACCTGGGATGCGGCGCTCGCCGCCTACCGCGACGCCGTCGAGGCGACCGCGTCACCCGAGCAGGAGGAGCGATGA
- a CDS encoding SRPBCC domain-containing protein, giving the protein MTLPPIRRHLVVRATPERAYRVFTEQLGAWWPLVRHSVYETGNTVAFEGDAIVERSASGESTVWGRVTLAEPPHRIAFTWHPGREEDRGEVEVTFVPVGEAQTLVTLVHSGWESYGGAAAEAREEYRNGWPTVLGAFASEAGADADAVPEGELWFVLSHTAGPAAGVDGVFAHPLFAEHGAFLASLAADGVLVGAGPLPDEADAGQTIVRVPAECAAELLARAEADASVAGELLELRIRTWNVLLP; this is encoded by the coding sequence ATGACGCTGCCGCCCATCCGCCGTCACCTCGTCGTGCGCGCCACGCCGGAGCGCGCCTACCGGGTGTTCACCGAGCAGCTCGGCGCGTGGTGGCCGCTCGTGCGGCACTCCGTCTACGAGACGGGCAACACCGTCGCGTTCGAGGGCGACGCGATCGTCGAGCGCTCGGCGTCGGGCGAGAGCACCGTGTGGGGCCGCGTCACCCTGGCCGAGCCGCCGCATCGGATCGCCTTCACCTGGCATCCGGGCCGCGAGGAGGACCGGGGCGAGGTCGAGGTCACCTTCGTGCCCGTCGGCGAGGCGCAGACGCTCGTGACACTCGTGCACAGCGGCTGGGAGAGCTACGGGGGTGCCGCCGCCGAGGCCCGGGAGGAGTACCGCAACGGCTGGCCGACGGTGCTCGGCGCATTCGCCTCGGAGGCGGGCGCGGATGCGGATGCCGTTCCCGAGGGCGAGCTCTGGTTCGTGCTGAGCCACACCGCCGGTCCCGCGGCCGGCGTGGACGGCGTCTTCGCGCATCCGCTGTTCGCGGAGCACGGCGCCTTCCTCGCCTCACTCGCGGCCGACGGCGTGCTCGTCGGGGCGGGTCCGCTGCCCGACGAGGCGGACGCGGGTCAGACCATCGTCCGGGTGCCGGCGGAGTGTGCCGCCGAGCTCCTCGCCCGGGCCGAGGCCGACGCATCCGTCGCCGGCGAGCTACTGGAGCTGCGCATCCGCACCTGGAACGTGCTGCTGCCCTGA
- a CDS encoding adenosine deaminase yields MSDAAHADHHVDGIDLQSLPKVSLHDHLDGGLRPQTIIELAEPLGLELPTADAGELGEWFWNQCQAGSLVEYLKTFDLTTAVMQTREGLTRVAREFVEDLAADGVVWGEVRWAPEQHLTRGLSLDEAVEAVQQGLEEGVDAAAATGHDIRVGQLISAMRHLDRGREIAELALRHRDRGAVGFDIAGPEAGFPAGRLSDAFELLAREMFPATVHAGEADGLESIRGALVDGHALRLGHGIRIAEDITIESQDDEASYVSLGRIAQWVKDRGIALETSPSSNLQTGAFAAWGDDLTAHPFDLLYQLGFRVTVNTDNRLMSATSLTRELGLLVDTFGYDLDDLLTFQLNAAEAAFLPLEERAELVEFIEDGFGAA; encoded by the coding sequence ATGAGCGACGCCGCGCACGCAGACCACCACGTCGACGGGATCGACCTGCAGTCACTGCCCAAGGTGTCGCTCCACGACCACCTCGACGGCGGCCTGCGGCCGCAGACGATCATCGAGCTCGCCGAGCCGCTCGGCCTCGAGCTGCCGACAGCGGATGCCGGCGAGCTCGGCGAGTGGTTCTGGAACCAGTGCCAGGCGGGCTCCCTCGTCGAGTACCTCAAGACCTTCGACCTGACGACCGCCGTCATGCAGACCCGCGAGGGCCTCACGCGCGTCGCCCGCGAGTTCGTCGAGGACCTCGCCGCCGACGGCGTCGTGTGGGGTGAGGTCCGCTGGGCGCCCGAGCAGCACCTGACCCGCGGCCTCAGCCTCGACGAGGCGGTGGAGGCCGTGCAGCAGGGGCTCGAGGAGGGCGTGGATGCGGCCGCCGCGACCGGCCACGACATCCGTGTCGGCCAGCTGATCAGCGCCATGCGCCACCTCGACCGCGGCCGCGAGATCGCCGAGCTGGCGCTGCGCCACCGCGACCGCGGGGCGGTCGGCTTCGACATCGCCGGCCCCGAGGCGGGGTTCCCCGCCGGGCGGCTCTCCGATGCCTTCGAGCTGCTCGCGCGCGAGATGTTCCCCGCGACCGTGCACGCCGGCGAGGCCGACGGGCTCGAGTCGATCCGGGGTGCGCTCGTCGACGGCCACGCGCTGCGACTCGGCCACGGCATCCGCATCGCCGAGGACATCACGATCGAGTCGCAGGACGACGAGGCCAGCTACGTGAGCCTCGGCCGCATCGCCCAGTGGGTGAAGGACCGCGGCATCGCCCTCGAGACGAGCCCCAGCTCGAATCTGCAGACGGGGGCGTTCGCGGCGTGGGGCGACGACCTCACCGCCCACCCCTTCGACCTGCTGTACCAGCTCGGCTTCCGGGTGACGGTCAACACCGACAACCGCCTGATGAGCGCCACGAGCCTCACGCGCGAGCTCGGCCTGCTCGTCGACACCTTCGGGTACGACCTCGACGACCTGCTCACCTTCCAGCTGAACGCGGCGGAGGCGGCCTTCCTGCCGCTCGAGGAGCGTGCCGAGCTCGTCGAGTTCATCGAGGACGGCTTCGGCGCCGCCTGA
- a CDS encoding cytidine deaminase, producing MGKAYAPYSDFPVGVAALVDDGRIISGCNVENASYGVGLCAECSLVSALIMSGGGKLVAFACVDGKGDRLMPCGRCRQLLYEHSAEGMLLDTVSGIKTIDEVLPDAFGPRQLEEYAAPPAP from the coding sequence ATGGGGAAGGCGTACGCCCCGTACTCCGATTTCCCCGTCGGCGTCGCCGCCCTCGTCGACGACGGCCGCATCATCTCCGGCTGCAACGTCGAGAACGCCTCCTACGGCGTCGGGCTGTGCGCGGAGTGCTCGCTCGTGTCGGCGCTCATCATGTCGGGCGGCGGCAAGCTCGTCGCCTTCGCGTGCGTCGACGGCAAGGGCGACCGCCTCATGCCGTGCGGACGCTGCCGTCAGCTGCTCTACGAGCACTCGGCCGAGGGGATGCTGCTCGACACCGTCTCCGGCATCAAGACCATCGACGAGGTGCTGCCCGATGCGTTCGGCCCGCGCCAGCTCGAGGAGTATGCGGCGCCCCCGGCGCCTTGA